DNA sequence from the Pedobacter schmidteae genome:
CTACCCCCGCTTTAGACACCAGCTTCACATTGATCCTTGCCGCGCGGTTGGCATTTTTAAGGTCAAATATCAGCTGAGCCAAATCCTCGATAGAATAAATATCGTGGTGCGGTGGTGGGGAGATTAAACCTACACCAGGTGTAGCATGACGAACTTTCCCAATCCAGTCGTCTACTTTTTCACCTGGCAATTGTCCACCTTCACCCGGCTTGGCACCCTGCGCCATTTTAATCTGCAATTCATCAGCATTGGTCAGGTAGTAGCTGGTTACGCCAAAACGCGCTGAAGCAATCTGCTTAATGGCCGAACGCATAGAATCGCCATTTGGCAACAAGTCGTACCTCAATTCATCTTCACCACCCTCACCTGTATTACTTTTTCCGCCAATGCGGTTCATGGCAATAGCCAGGGTAGAATGTGCTTCGTGAGAGATAGAGCCAAACGACATTGCTCCTGTAGCAAAACGTTTCAAAATGCCTTCAATTGGCTCTACTTCTTCCAAAGGAACAGCAGGTCTATTGTAGTTGAACTCAAATAAACCTCTGATGGTAAAAGCCTGATTGGTTTGCTCGTTTACCAGTTTTGAGTATTGTTTGTAAACACTATAGTCTTTTTTACGGGTCGCATTTTGTAGCAAGTGGATGGTTTGCGGGTTAAACAAGTGCTGCTCGCCTTTGCGTTTCCATTTGTAGTTACCACCTGTAGGTAATATCGGATCAGGGCGATTGGCCAGTTTAAATACCCTATTGTGTTTAATCAAGGTTTCCTTGGCAATCTCATCCAATCCTAATCCACCAATTCTTGATACAGCACCAGTAAAGTAATTATCTACTACACTTTTATGCAATCCCAGGATTTCAAAAATCTGTGCACCATGGTACGATTGCAAAGTAGAGATCCCCATTTTAGAGAAAATCTTTAACAAGCCGTTGTTGATGGCATAAATATAATTTTGTATCAGTTTCTCTGGTTTAACCCCCAGTTCTTCCTGGAAACCGGTGATGGTTTCTAAAGCCAGGTAAGGATTTACTGCAGTTGCACCGAAACCAATTAAAGTGGCAAAATGATGTACTTCCCAAACATCACCGGCTTCAACCACAATACCTACCGCACCTCTGTATCCTTTACGGATCAGGTGATGGTGTACTGTTGATACAGCCAATAAAGAAGGAATTGCTGCATGTTCTGAGTCCAGCGCACGGTCCGACAATACAATTACCTGAAAACCATCTTCAACCGCATCTACTGCATAACGGCAAAGTCTGTCTAGTCCTTTTGCCAAAGCACCCGGTTTACCATCGGCCCTGAAATAAGTTTGCAGGGTTTTGGACTGGAATACGCCTGTATCAATACTTCTCAGTTTTTCCAGCTCATGATTGGTCAATATAGGATGCTTGATACCTACACAGTGGCACTGCATGGCATTTTCTTCCAAAATATTACCATTGTTGCCCATAAAACCGGCAAGGCTCATCACCACTTTTTCGCGGATAGGATCAATTGGCGGATTAGTTACCTGCGCAAACAACTGTTTGAAATACGAAGACAGGTGTTGCGGTTTTTGAGAAAGTACAGCCAAGGGAATATCAGTACCCATTGATCCGATCGGTTCTTTACCATCTTTAGCCATCGGTTTAAGAATCAGATCTACATCTTCTCTGCTGTAACCGAATACCTGCTGGTATCTGAATATAGATTCCTGAGACAAGCCACTGAACACCAGTCTTGGTTCAGGCAGCTCTTCCAGTCTGATCTGATATTGATTGATCCAATCGGCATAAGGCCTGCTGCCGCATACCTTTTGTTTAATCTCTACATCACTGATGATACGGCCCTGTTCCATGTCTACCACAAACATTTTACCAGGCGTTAAACGGCCTTTTTCAATAATCTTGCTTTGATCAAGTGCCAGAGCACCTGCTTCCGAAGCCATAATCACATGATCATCTTCAGTAATGGCATATCTTTGCGGGCGCAAACCATTTCTGTCCAGCGTAGCGCCAATCAGGTTTCCATCGGTAAAGGAAACTGCGGCTGGTCCGTCCCAAGGCTCCATTAAAGTAGCATGGAATTTATAGAAAGCTTTTTTCAGCTCGTCCATATCCTCATTGCCGTCCCAGGCTTCCGGGATCAGCATCATCAATACATGAGGTAATGAACGGCCTGAATGCAATAACAATTCAACAATATTATCCAAACATCCCGAATCAGAATTCGACTCATCAATTACGGGCAATAAAATATTTAATTCTTCGGGTGTAAAATACGGAGAAGCAAAAGACTTCACACTGGCCCTAAACCAGTTGAGGTTACCTTGCAGGGTATTGATCTCGCCATTATGCGCAATATACCGGAAAGGTTGTGCCAACCGCCACGACGGGAAAGTATTGGTAGCAAAACGGGAATGCACCAAACCAAATGCCGACACTACACGTTTATCGCTCAATTCAGTAAAATAAGACCTTACCTGTAAAGAGGTTAGCTGTCCTTTGTATACGATAGTACGCGACGAGAAAGAGGCGATGTAAAACTCGTGATTAATACCTTTTACAGTAGTATTAATGGTTTTAGACAAGTAATTTTTGAACACATATAATTTACGTTCAAAATCGGCACCTGCTGCAATTGCGTAAGGGCGGGCAATAAACACCTGTTCCATTTCCGGCTCTACTGATAAGGCCATATCGCCTATACCATCGGTGTTGGTCAGCACCCTTCTAAAGCCCAAAACTTCAAGGTTAAGCTTTTCCGCTGCCCTGTAAATAATCTCTCTGCATTCTTCTCTAGCTTTTACATCTTTGGGTAAAAAAAGCATCCCAACGCCATAATCTCCTGATTCATTTAAACTGAACCCAATTTTAAGGCATTCATCATACAGGAATTCATGTGGTATCTGTATCATGATACCAGCACCGTCTCCGGTATTGATTTCGGCTCCCACTGCCCCGCGGTGATCAAGATTTTCAAGAATGGTTATGGCATCTGAAATGATTTGCTGCGACTTGCGGCCCTTTATATGAGCTACAAATCCGATGCCGCATGCATCATGTTCAAAACGCTGGTCGTATAACCCCTGGTTATCTTGTGTTAGTTCCATAAGTTCCGTTTAATATTAGTTTGGTATAGTGTATTTCGGACACTAAGATACGAATAAAAAATCATGAATTATAATATTTGTATATTTTTTAGGATATACACAACATATTTAAAATAAATCACATCAATATTATCATTTCAGCAAAATACAACGATTGAAATTACGACATTCATAATTCAATTATTTAGAATTATTTTTCATAAGTATATAATTATTAATGTCCTTCTATTGTTTTCATTTGTATTAATGAACTCGTAAACCCGGTTTGTTTTTTAACGGTGATGAAGCTATCATGAGCAATATTATTCATTAGCCTTTTTTGTTTTAATTGGTATTCATGAGCTCGCAAGCTCGGTTCATTACTTTTTGTGAGTGTTTACTCATGATGGTTTCATAAGTACATCGGCTATTTCGTGATATCGAAGTATTCAAGCGTGTCGACAGGTCAAAAAAGCGATTCTTTTAACCGATTTACAATCCGTGTTCTAAATATAATCAATAAAATTCAATTTATTTTCAGCCTTACAAACTATTTATCCTCAATTGATTATGTCATTTTTACTAAAAAAACTTAAATATTTATGATTTTCTCTTTTGTAGATTGATCTCTTTTGCTACATTTGTGCCGGGCAAGTCTTTTACGATCAGCTCCCTTTGAACTCCCCCAGGGCGGGAACGAAGCAAGGGTAGAAGGTTGTAGCGATGCGATAAAAGGTGCTTGCCCATTTTTTACTTTTTTCGATAAAAGTAATTCTGTAAATACTCTCTTATTATTCTTGTTTTTCTTAAAAGAGCTCAATGTAATTGCCTATTTTAGGCGAAAATATTGATACAATTTATA
Encoded proteins:
- the gltB gene encoding glutamate synthase large subunit, encoding MELTQDNQGLYDQRFEHDACGIGFVAHIKGRKSQQIISDAITILENLDHRGAVGAEINTGDGAGIMIQIPHEFLYDECLKIGFSLNESGDYGVGMLFLPKDVKAREECREIIYRAAEKLNLEVLGFRRVLTNTDGIGDMALSVEPEMEQVFIARPYAIAAGADFERKLYVFKNYLSKTINTTVKGINHEFYIASFSSRTIVYKGQLTSLQVRSYFTELSDKRVVSAFGLVHSRFATNTFPSWRLAQPFRYIAHNGEINTLQGNLNWFRASVKSFASPYFTPEELNILLPVIDESNSDSGCLDNIVELLLHSGRSLPHVLMMLIPEAWDGNEDMDELKKAFYKFHATLMEPWDGPAAVSFTDGNLIGATLDRNGLRPQRYAITEDDHVIMASEAGALALDQSKIIEKGRLTPGKMFVVDMEQGRIISDVEIKQKVCGSRPYADWINQYQIRLEELPEPRLVFSGLSQESIFRYQQVFGYSREDVDLILKPMAKDGKEPIGSMGTDIPLAVLSQKPQHLSSYFKQLFAQVTNPPIDPIREKVVMSLAGFMGNNGNILEENAMQCHCVGIKHPILTNHELEKLRSIDTGVFQSKTLQTYFRADGKPGALAKGLDRLCRYAVDAVEDGFQVIVLSDRALDSEHAAIPSLLAVSTVHHHLIRKGYRGAVGIVVEAGDVWEVHHFATLIGFGATAVNPYLALETITGFQEELGVKPEKLIQNYIYAINNGLLKIFSKMGISTLQSYHGAQIFEILGLHKSVVDNYFTGAVSRIGGLGLDEIAKETLIKHNRVFKLANRPDPILPTGGNYKWKRKGEQHLFNPQTIHLLQNATRKKDYSVYKQYSKLVNEQTNQAFTIRGLFEFNYNRPAVPLEEVEPIEGILKRFATGAMSFGSISHEAHSTLAIAMNRIGGKSNTGEGGEDELRYDLLPNGDSMRSAIKQIASARFGVTSYYLTNADELQIKMAQGAKPGEGGQLPGEKVDDWIGKVRHATPGVGLISPPPHHDIYSIEDLAQLIFDLKNANRAARINVKLVSKAGVGTIAAGVAKAHADVILVSGFDGGTGASPLTSIQHAGLPWELGLAEAHQTLVKNRLRSRVVLQTDGQLKTGKDIAIATLLGAEEWGVATAALVTSGCIMMRKCHLNTCPVGVATQDPNLRKLFTGEADHVVNLFYFLAEELRETMAELGFRTVQEMVGQADALSVRPIEEHDWKLKDLDLSAILYKAPDNGLSLYQTEEQDHGLADVLDHELIKAAQPALTGKEPIYKEFELKNTNRAIGTMLSNEVSKVYKSQGLPADTINFKFKGSAGQSFGAFATKGISLQLEGEANDYVGKGLSGARLAIYPFSNTKYVPEQNIIIGNVAMYGATSGELFVRGQAGERFAVRNSGGTAVVEGLGDHGCEYMTGGEVLVIGSTGSNFAAGMSGGVAWVYDAKGDFAGKCNKEMVDLDPLDEQDELRINVLLKRHIQLTDSDLAKFILNDWATQSAHFIKVFPKEYKAVLQSRAQKVKV